TGAGGCCCCGCGCCTGATCGTCCCTGGCAGCGCGCCAGGGACGCGGATCAGCCGCGCAGCAACGCCCGCTCTACCGCGCCGTGGCGGCCAGCCAGCCGCCACCGGCGACAAGCGCCAGGGCCAGCGCCACATTCCAGGTGAAGGCCCCCGCCCCCGCGGCGATGAGCAGCAACGTGGAAGCGACCGGGACGCCATAGGCCAGCGTGCCGAGCAGGCGCGGATCGCCGCGCTTCATCCCCAGATCCCACAGGAAGAAGGCCGCGCCCACCGGGCCGAGGCCGAGCAGCAGCGCCGCCAGCGCCTGCCGCGCATCGGGCATCACGCTCGGCTCGAAGACCAGGTGCGCGAGTGCCGCCAGCACTGCCGCACCGCCACAGAAGCCGGCCACCGCGCCGGTCGGCACGCGATCGAGCCGCCGCGCCGTGACCGAGTAGAGCGCCCAGACGAAGGCGCAGCCGATGGCGCAGAGAAAGCCGAACCAGGCCTCCGCCGGGAAGCGCGCGCCGCCGCCCAGCAACAACGCGCAACCCGCGAAGCCGAGCACGACGCCCGCCAGCCGGCGCGGCCCAAGCCGCAGCCCCAGGATGGGCGCCGAGAGCAGCACGATCAGCAGCGGCCAGAGATAGTTCAGCAGATTGGCCTCGACCGCCGGGGCATAGGCCAGCGCCGCGAAATACAGCGCGTGATACCCGAACAGCCCGCCCACCCCATGCGCCCAGGCGAGCGGCCCCTGCCTGAGCGCGCCCAGCTCGCCCCGTGCGGCGACGACGCCGAGGCCCGTCAGTGCCGCGACGAAGAAGCTCATCGCCGTCAGCTGCAGGGGCGGCAGCCCCGCCGCCAGCTTGGAGAGCAGCGCGAGGAAGGCCCAGAGCAGCAGCGCACCGATCCCGGCGAGCGTGGCATTCACTGGAATTGCGGGTCCACCGGCACGCGCAGCGCCTCGGCCAGGCGGTTGGTCTCGGCCGCCATGGCGATCACGGCCAGCAATTCGCCATGCATCGCGTCATCCATGCCCTTGGCCCGCGCGGCCGCGGTGTGCGAGGCGACGCAGTAGTTGCAGCCCGCCGTGGCGCTCACCGCGAGGTAGACCATCTCCTTCACCAGCGGATCGAGCGCGCCCGGCGCCATCACCTGCTTCAGATTGTCCCAGGTGCGCGCCAGCGTGGGCGGGTGCACCGCGAGGGCCTTCCAGAAATTGTTGACGTCGGGCACGCCGCGCGTGGCCTTGATGTCGTCGAAGACGGCGCGCACCTCGGGCGGGGCGTCCTCGTATTCGATGAGCCGGCTCATTCCGGCTTCGGCAGCGGCTTGTAGGGCAGCGGCGCGAAGCGCGTCGGGAAGAAGCGCATCCTCTGCCAGACGCCGTTCTGCACATAGGGGTCGTCC
This region of Sediminicoccus rosea genomic DNA includes:
- the yddG gene encoding aromatic amino acid exporter YddG gives rise to the protein MNATLAGIGALLLWAFLALLSKLAAGLPPLQLTAMSFFVAALTGLGVVAARGELGALRQGPLAWAHGVGGLFGYHALYFAALAYAPAVEANLLNYLWPLLIVLLSAPILGLRLGPRRLAGVVLGFAGCALLLGGGARFPAEAWFGFLCAIGCAFVWALYSVTARRLDRVPTGAVAGFCGGAAVLAALAHLVFEPSVMPDARQALAALLLGLGPVGAAFFLWDLGMKRGDPRLLGTLAYGVPVASTLLLIAAGAGAFTWNVALALALVAGGGWLAATAR
- a CDS encoding carboxymuconolactone decarboxylase family protein, coding for MSRLIEYEDAPPEVRAVFDDIKATRGVPDVNNFWKALAVHPPTLARTWDNLKQVMAPGALDPLVKEMVYLAVSATAGCNYCVASHTAAARAKGMDDAMHGELLAVIAMAAETNRLAEALRVPVDPQFQ